The following proteins are co-located in the Anas platyrhynchos isolate ZD024472 breed Pekin duck chromosome 1, IASCAAS_PekinDuck_T2T, whole genome shotgun sequence genome:
- the TFDP1 gene encoding transcription factor Dp-1 isoform X1 has product MAKDAGLIEANGELKVFIDQNLSPGKGVVSLLAVHPSTVNTLGKQLLPKTFGQSNVNITQQVVISTPQRPSAPNTILVGSPHTPNTHFVSQNQTADSSPWSAGKRNKKGEKNGKGLRHFSMKVCEKVQRKGTTSYNEVADELVAEFSTTDNHISPNESQAYDQKNIRRRVYDALNVLMAMNIISKEKKEIKWIGLPTNSAQECQNLEVEKQRRLERIKQKQSQLQELILQQIAFKNLVQRNRQAEQQANRPPPSNSVIHLPFIIVNTSKKTVIDCSISNDKFEYLFNFDNTFEIHDDIEVLKRMGMACGLESGSCSAEDLKIARSLVPKALEPYVTEMAQGSISSVYVTSSSGSASNGTRFSASDFSNGGDGMLATSSNGSQYSGSRVETPVSYVGDDDDDDDDFNENDDDD; this is encoded by the exons GCTGGACTAATTGAAGCCAATGGAGAGCTTAAGGTGTTTATAGACCAAAACCTAAGTCCTGGAAAAG gAGTTGTTTCTCTATTGGCTGTACATCCCTCTACAGTAAATACACTTGGAAAGCAGCTCCTGCCAAAAACATTTGGACAGTCTAATGTCAACATTACACAACAAGTG GTTATCAGTACACCTCAGAGACCTTCAGCGCCAAATACTATCCTGGTAGGAAGCCCACATACACCTAATACACATTTTGTATCACAGAACCAGACTGCAGATTCTTCGCCGTGGTCTGCTGG GAAGCGGaacaaaaaaggagagaagaatgGCAAAGGTTTACGTCATTTCTCTATGAAGGTTTGTGAGAAGGTACAAAGAAAAGGAACCACTTCATATAATGAGGTGGCAGACGAGTTGGTTGCAGAGTTCAGTACCACTGATAATCACATTTCACCAAATGAATCA CAGGCTTATGACCAGAAGAATATTAGACGACGTGTCTATGATGCCTTAAATGTCCTTATGGCCATGAACATTATCTCtaaggagaagaaggaaatcAAATGGATCGGTCTACCTACTAACTCGGCTCAGGAATGTCAGAATTTAGAG GTGGAGAAACAGAGAAGACTTGAAAGAATAAAGCAAAAACAGTCTCAACTACAAGAACTCATTCTACAG CAAATTGCCTTCAAGAACCTCGTTCAGCGAAATCGTCAGGCAGAACAACAGGCAAATCGACCGCCACCTTCCAATTCTGTCATCCATTTGCCATTCATCATTGTGAACACCAGCAAGAAAACAGTGATTGACTGCAGTATTTCAAATGACAA GTTTGAGTATCTATTTAATTTTGACAATACTTTTGAAATTCATGATGATATAGAAGTACTAAAACGAATGGGGATGGCCTGTGGGCTAGAATCTGGAAGCTGTTCAGCAGAGGACCTAAAAATTGCAAGGAGTTTGGTTCCCAAAGCTTTGGAACCATATGTGACAG aaatgGCTCAGGGATCAATCAGCAGTGTATATGTCACATCTTCATCAGGTTCTGCATCAAATGGCACAAGATTTTCAGCCAG tgacTTTTCCAATGGTGGAGATGGGATGTTGGCTACGAGTTCCAATGGATCTCAGTACAGTGGCTCCAGAGTTGAAACACCAGTTTCTTACGTAGGggatgacgatgacgacgacgatgattttaatgaaaatgatgaTGACGACTGA
- the TFDP1 gene encoding transcription factor Dp-1 isoform X2 — protein MAKDAGLIEANGELKVFIDQNLSPGKGVVSLLAVHPSTVNTLGKQLLPKTFGQSNVNITQQVVISTPQRPSAPNTILVGSPHTPNTHFVSQNQTADSSPWSAGKRNKKGEKNGKGLRHFSMKVCEKVQRKGTTSYNEVADELVAEFSTTDNHISPNESAYDQKNIRRRVYDALNVLMAMNIISKEKKEIKWIGLPTNSAQECQNLEVEKQRRLERIKQKQSQLQELILQQIAFKNLVQRNRQAEQQANRPPPSNSVIHLPFIIVNTSKKTVIDCSISNDKFEYLFNFDNTFEIHDDIEVLKRMGMACGLESGSCSAEDLKIARSLVPKALEPYVTEMAQGSISSVYVTSSSGSASNGTRFSASDFSNGGDGMLATSSNGSQYSGSRVETPVSYVGDDDDDDDDFNENDDDD, from the exons GCTGGACTAATTGAAGCCAATGGAGAGCTTAAGGTGTTTATAGACCAAAACCTAAGTCCTGGAAAAG gAGTTGTTTCTCTATTGGCTGTACATCCCTCTACAGTAAATACACTTGGAAAGCAGCTCCTGCCAAAAACATTTGGACAGTCTAATGTCAACATTACACAACAAGTG GTTATCAGTACACCTCAGAGACCTTCAGCGCCAAATACTATCCTGGTAGGAAGCCCACATACACCTAATACACATTTTGTATCACAGAACCAGACTGCAGATTCTTCGCCGTGGTCTGCTGG GAAGCGGaacaaaaaaggagagaagaatgGCAAAGGTTTACGTCATTTCTCTATGAAGGTTTGTGAGAAGGTACAAAGAAAAGGAACCACTTCATATAATGAGGTGGCAGACGAGTTGGTTGCAGAGTTCAGTACCACTGATAATCACATTTCACCAAATGAATCA GCTTATGACCAGAAGAATATTAGACGACGTGTCTATGATGCCTTAAATGTCCTTATGGCCATGAACATTATCTCtaaggagaagaaggaaatcAAATGGATCGGTCTACCTACTAACTCGGCTCAGGAATGTCAGAATTTAGAG GTGGAGAAACAGAGAAGACTTGAAAGAATAAAGCAAAAACAGTCTCAACTACAAGAACTCATTCTACAG CAAATTGCCTTCAAGAACCTCGTTCAGCGAAATCGTCAGGCAGAACAACAGGCAAATCGACCGCCACCTTCCAATTCTGTCATCCATTTGCCATTCATCATTGTGAACACCAGCAAGAAAACAGTGATTGACTGCAGTATTTCAAATGACAA GTTTGAGTATCTATTTAATTTTGACAATACTTTTGAAATTCATGATGATATAGAAGTACTAAAACGAATGGGGATGGCCTGTGGGCTAGAATCTGGAAGCTGTTCAGCAGAGGACCTAAAAATTGCAAGGAGTTTGGTTCCCAAAGCTTTGGAACCATATGTGACAG aaatgGCTCAGGGATCAATCAGCAGTGTATATGTCACATCTTCATCAGGTTCTGCATCAAATGGCACAAGATTTTCAGCCAG tgacTTTTCCAATGGTGGAGATGGGATGTTGGCTACGAGTTCCAATGGATCTCAGTACAGTGGCTCCAGAGTTGAAACACCAGTTTCTTACGTAGGggatgacgatgacgacgacgatgattttaatgaaaatgatgaTGACGACTGA